One window from the genome of Hoplias malabaricus isolate fHopMal1 chromosome 18, fHopMal1.hap1, whole genome shotgun sequence encodes:
- the ppp2cb gene encoding serine/threonine-protein phosphatase 2A catalytic subunit beta isoform: MDDKAFTKELDQWVEQLNECKQLTENQVRTLCEKAKEILTKESNVQDVRCPVTVCGDVHGQFHDLMELFRIGGKSPDTNYLFMGDYVDRGYYSVETVTLLVALKVRFPERITILRGNHESRQITQVYGFYDECLRKYGNANVWKYFTDLFDYLPLTALVDGQIFCLHGGLSPSIDTLDHIRALDRLQEVPHEGPMCDLLWSDPDDRGGWGISPRGAGYTFGQDISETFNHANGLTLVSRAHQLVMEGYNWCHDRNVVTIFSAPNYCYRCGNQAAIMELDDTLKYSFLQFDPAPRRGEPHVTRRTPDYFL; this comes from the exons ATGGATGATAAAGCATTCACTAAAGAATTAGACCAATGGGTCGAACAGCTCAACGAGTGCAAGCAGCTCACGGAGAACCAAGTGCGGACGCTGTGTGAGAAG GCTAAAGAGATCCTGACTAAGGAATCCAATGTGCAGGATGTGCGCTGCCCTGTCACAGTGTGTGGTGACGTGCATGGGCAGTTCCACGACCTCATGGAGCTGTTCAGAATTGGAGGGAAGTCACCTGACACCAACTACCTGTTTATGGGTGACTATGTAGACAGAGGCTACTATTCAGTGGAAACAGTCACACTTCTTGTCGCTCTCAAG GTCAGATTTCCTGAGCGCATCACGATATTGCGCGGCAACCATGAGAGTCGACAGATCACGCAGGTGTATGGATTCTATGATGAGTGCTTGAGGAAATATGGCAATGCAAATGTCTGGAAATACTTCACAGACCTCTTTGACTACCTACCCCTTACGGCCCTGGTTGATGGACAG ATCTTCTGCCTCCATGGTGGATTGTCTCCATCAATAGACACATTGGATCACATTCGTGCTCTTGATCGTCTCCAGGAGGTGCCACATGAG GGCCCAATGTGTGATCTTCTGTGGTCAGATCCTGATGACCGTGGAGGCTGGGGAATCTCTCCTAGAGGTGCTGGTTACACCTTTGGACAGGACATTTCTGAAACTTTTAACCATGCTAATGGTCTTACCTTGGTGTCCCGTGCCCATCAGCTGGTCATGGAG GGATACAACTGGTGTCATGACAGAAATGTTGTCACCATATTCAGTGCACCAAACTACTGCTATCGCTGCGGCAACCAGGCTGCCATAATGGAACTGGATGATACTCTTAAATATTCTTT CCTTCAATTTGATCCTGCACCTCGGCGTGGAGAACCCCATGTCACTCGCCGCACTCCTGATTACTTCTTataa
- the ubxn8 gene encoding UBX domain-containing protein 8, whose protein sequence is MAVSSRGLLFGIYCVTVCCFLSWKYSVIGVKAFLQLVCRGLLFLAVGVWVTTSLYPKLKSLLFPAGPAQLEYNEADSKLKQDQARKEQQNHHIAKSSAYHEAVLKPRQEALQKKKDEDFYRMTGHTWKLSQGFALGGGEMEVNPEEDNEETPNQTAARKRKQLETPHTVPIHKEPPREKRILILPEEPPENAEGVVKVALRCPSGRTVQRRFFKSCSSSVLSDWMYKSGYSPTIYALFTSYPRRPLLTCSELTIEDIGINKDTALNVGDKDLYTT, encoded by the exons ATGGCTGTATCGAGCAGGGGCTTGTTATTTGGTATTTACTGTGTCacagtttgttgttttttgtcttGGAAGTATTCAGTAATag GTGTTAAAGCTTTTTTGCAGCTGGTATGTCGTGGGCTACTGTTTCTAGCTGTTGGAGTATGGGTGACGACCTCCTTGTACCCCAAGCTGAAGTCCCTTTTATTTCCAGCTGGTCCTGCACAACTGGAAT ataatgAAGCAGATAGTAAATTAAAACAGGATCAAGCAAGAAAAGAGCAGCAGAATCATCATATTGCTAAG TCCAGTGCTTATCATGAGGCTGTGTTGAAGCCTCGACAGGAAGCactgcaaaagaaaaaagatgaaGACTTCTATCGAATGACAGGACATACATGGAAGCTTAGTCAGGGTTTTGCCCTAGGAGGG GGAGAGATGGAGGTAAATCCAGAGGAGGACAATGAAGAGACACCCAACCAGACGGCTGCAAGGAAACGAAAGCAACTAGAGACACCACACACAGTTCCCATTCATAAAGAACCTCCCAGGGAGAAAAGG ATCTTAATCTTACCCGAAGAGCCTCCAGAAAATGCTGAAGGG GTGGTGAAGGTTGCCCTGAGGTGTCCAAGTGGAAGAACAGTACAAAGGAGGTTCTTCAAATCCTGCAGTTCTTCA GTCCTTTCAGACTGGATGTACAAGTCTGGATACTCTCCTACAATATATGCCCTGTTCACTTCCTATCCTCGAAGACcacttctcacatgttctgaGCTGACAATTGAGGATATTGGAATCAACAAGGACACCGCCCTCAATGTGGGGGACAAAGACCTGTACACTACATAG